A genomic region of Streptomyces rimosus contains the following coding sequences:
- a CDS encoding glycoside hydrolase family 3 protein → MHSRRTVLTTAAAAACAMSTGGGVVHAATSGSRATGAASRNRVARLISRMSLEEKVGQLFVMRVYGHSATDPEPADAEANRKEMGVSNAAELVAKYHLGGIIYFGWAHNTREPHQIADLSNGIQRAANAQRVPVPLLISTDQEHGIVARVGAPATLFPGAMALGAGRSREDARTAGRIAGEELYAMGIRQDYAPVADVNVNAANPVIGVRSFGSDPKTVSRMVTAQVRGYQSAGVAATAKHFPGHGDTDTDSHVGLPTIRHTAEEWERLDAPPFRAAIEADIDSIMTAHIVVPAFDPSGDPATLSHPILTGILRERLGYDGVVVTDSLGMEGVRTKYGDDRVPVLALKAGVDQLLNPPNIAVAFTSVLNAVRTGELTERAIDEKLLRILRLKERRGLFDEPYTTHRAVDRAVGTRRHLATADRVADRTTTLLVNEGGLLPLSRRAHRRLLVVGADPASPSGTGGPPTKVLAETFDQLGYTATAFSTGTAPTREQIGQAVVALEQRDAVVVATYNVTATSSQRALVDALLATGKPVVQLAVRNPYDIAHLPGVRAGLAAYSWTDVELRAAARVIASRRDPEGKLPVPVMRADAPGTVLYPVGYGLSY, encoded by the coding sequence ATGCACTCCAGACGTACCGTCCTGACCACCGCCGCGGCCGCCGCCTGTGCCATGAGTACGGGCGGCGGCGTCGTTCACGCCGCCACCTCCGGCTCCCGCGCCACCGGTGCCGCCTCCCGTAACCGCGTGGCCCGGCTCATCTCGCGGATGAGCCTGGAGGAAAAAGTCGGGCAGCTCTTCGTGATGCGGGTCTACGGGCATTCCGCGACCGACCCCGAGCCGGCCGACGCCGAGGCCAACCGCAAGGAGATGGGCGTCTCCAACGCTGCCGAGCTGGTCGCCAAGTATCACCTCGGCGGCATCATCTATTTCGGCTGGGCACACAACACCCGCGAGCCGCACCAGATCGCCGATCTCTCCAACGGCATCCAGAGGGCTGCCAACGCGCAGCGCGTCCCGGTGCCGCTGCTGATCTCCACCGACCAGGAGCACGGGATAGTGGCCCGGGTCGGCGCGCCCGCCACGCTTTTCCCCGGCGCGATGGCGCTGGGCGCGGGCCGCTCGCGCGAGGACGCCCGTACGGCCGGCCGGATCGCCGGCGAGGAGCTGTACGCGATGGGCATCCGGCAGGACTACGCGCCGGTCGCCGACGTGAACGTCAACGCCGCGAACCCGGTGATCGGCGTACGGTCCTTCGGCTCGGACCCGAAGACGGTGTCGCGGATGGTCACCGCCCAGGTGCGGGGCTACCAGAGCGCGGGGGTCGCGGCCACGGCCAAGCACTTCCCCGGGCACGGTGACACCGACACCGACAGCCACGTCGGCCTGCCCACGATTCGCCACACGGCCGAGGAGTGGGAGCGGCTGGACGCCCCGCCGTTCCGGGCCGCCATCGAGGCCGACATCGATTCGATCATGACGGCGCACATCGTCGTCCCGGCCTTCGATCCGAGCGGCGACCCGGCCACGCTGTCCCACCCCATCCTCACCGGCATCCTGCGCGAACGCCTCGGCTACGACGGCGTGGTGGTGACCGACTCGCTCGGCATGGAAGGCGTACGGACCAAGTACGGTGACGACCGCGTGCCGGTGCTCGCGCTCAAAGCGGGCGTTGACCAGTTGCTCAATCCGCCCAATATCGCGGTCGCTTTCACCAGCGTGCTGAACGCGGTGCGGACGGGCGAACTGACCGAGCGCGCCATCGACGAGAAGCTGCTGCGCATTCTGCGGCTCAAGGAGCGGCGCGGACTGTTCGACGAGCCGTACACGACGCACCGCGCGGTGGACCGTGCGGTCGGGACGCGGCGGCACCTGGCCACGGCGGACCGGGTCGCCGACCGCACCACGACGCTGCTCGTCAACGAAGGCGGTCTGCTGCCCCTGTCCCGGCGGGCGCACCGGCGGCTGCTGGTGGTCGGCGCCGATCCGGCGTCGCCGTCGGGGACCGGCGGGCCGCCCACCAAGGTCCTTGCAGAAACCTTCGATCAACTGGGATACACGGCGACGGCGTTCTCCACCGGCACCGCGCCCACCCGTGAGCAGATCGGCCAGGCGGTGGTGGCGCTGGAGCAACGGGACGCGGTGGTCGTGGCGACGTACAACGTCACGGCCACGTCGTCGCAACGTGCTCTCGTCGACGCGCTGCTGGCCACCGGCAAACCGGTCGTGCAGCTGGCCGTCCGCAACCCGTACGACATCGCGCACCTGCCGGGCGTACGGGCAGGTCTGGCCGCCTACTCGTGGACGGACGTGGAGTTGCGGGCCGCCGCACGCGTGATCGCCAGCCGGCGCGACCCGGAGGGGAAACTGCCGGTCCCGGTGATGCGGGCCGATGCGCCGGGCACGGTGCTCTACCCGGTCGGGTACGGCCTGTCGTATTGA